In Meriones unguiculatus strain TT.TT164.6M chromosome 17, Bangor_MerUng_6.1, whole genome shotgun sequence, a single window of DNA contains:
- the Son gene encoding protein SON isoform X5 yields MAADIEQVFRSFVVSKFREIQQELSSGRSEGQLNGETNTPIEGNQAGDTAASARSLPNEEIVQKIEEVLSGVLDTELRYKPDLKEASRKSRCVSVQTDPTDEVPTKKSKKHKKHKNKKKKKKKEKEKEKKYKRQPEEFESKLKSHHDGNVDLESDSFLKFDSEPSAMTVEHPVRAFGISEASETPLVLESPVVSMEVQESHSLETLKPATKTAELSVGSTSVISEQSEQPVSVPLEPPMTKILDSFAAAPVPMSTAVLKSPEPVVTMSVEYQKSVLKSLETSPEISKTTLVELPIAKVLEPSETLALVSETPAEVHPEPSTSTMDFPESSTTDVQRLPEQPVEPPSEIADSSMTRPQESLELPKTTAVELQESMVASALELPGPPATSMLELQGPPVTPVLELPGPSATPGPELSGPLSTPVPELPGPPVAVVPELPGPSVTPVPQLSQELPGPSAPSMGLEPPQEVPEPPVMAQELPGMPAVSAAIELTGQPAVTVAMELTEQPVTTTELEQPVAMTAVEHPGHPEVTTATGLLGQPEAAMVLELPGQPVATTALELSGQPSVTAVPELSGLPSATRALELSGQSVATGALELPGQLMATGALEFSGQSGAAGALELLGQPLATGVLELPGQPGAPELPGQPVATVALEISVQSVVTTSELSTMTVSQSLEVPSTTALESYNTVAQELPTTLVGETSVTVGVDPLMAQESHMLASNTMETHMLASNTMDSQMLASNTMDSQMLASNTMDSQMLASSTMDSQMLASSTMDSQMLATSSMDSQMLATSSMDSQMLATSSMDSQMLATSSMDSQMLATSSMDSQMLATSSMDSQMLATSSMDSQMLATSSMDSQMLATSSMDSQMLASGAMDSQMLASGTMDAQMLASGTMDAQMLASSTQDSAMMGSKSPDPYRLAQDPYRLAQDPYRLGHDPYRLGHDAYRLGQDPYRLGHDPYRLTPDPYRMSPRPYRIAPRSYRIAPRPYRLAPRPLMLASRRSMMMSYAAERSMMSSYERSMMSYERSMMSPMAERSMMSAYERSMMSAYERSMMSPMAERSMMSAYERSMMSAYERSMMSPMADRSMMSMGADRSMMSSYSAADRSMMSSYSAADRSMMSSYTDRSMMSMAADSYTDSYTDSYTEAYMVPPLPPEEPPTMPPLPPEEPPMTPPLPPEEPPEGSALSTEQSALTADNTWSTEVALSTEESVSQPEPPVSQSEISDPLAVPANYSVSESETSMLASEAVMTIAEPAREPESSVMSTPVESAIVAEHEMVSERPVTYMVSETTMSAEPTVLTSEPSMMLETSETYDSMRPSGHAISEVSMSVLEPAVTISQPAESSLELPSMAVPAPSSITATESPVVAVPELSAVADPEPPTMAVPETPTVAVSEPPVVAAPEPPVMTAPELCSLSVSEPPVAVLELPAVADPEHASTVVSGVSSLEPSVPMLEQAVSVLQPVMIVSEPCVPVQEPTVAISEPAVTVPEHTQIISPEMAIESSPIVVESSVVSSHVMKGVNLLSADQSLGPEVGTQEIVLHPSEEPHDGGHMKRDFYENEYDRNTDYTISSHLIAKDTEHNTVCTATIGPVGETSEEKILPFSETKEVTELDTCPAVSEADVGRSLPSQLAQEPDTVGTSKGLEFVTASAPSLDSKYDVEVSLTTQDTEHDMVISSSPSGGSEADIEGPLPAKDIHPDLLSTNSVVCKDTEDSVPIKEADQAVAVALSPKESSDDTEVPPPNKEVVPDSGYSASIDEINEADLVRPLLPKDMERLTSLRAGIEGPLLASEVERDKSAASPVVISIPERASESSSEEKDDYEIFVKVKDTHEKSKKNKNRDKGEKEKKRDSSLRSRSKRSKSSEHKSRKRTSESRSRARKRSSKSKSHRSQTRSRSRSRRRRRSSRSRSKSRGRRSVSKEKRKRSPKHRSKSRERKRKRSSSRDNRKTVRARSRTPSRRSRSHTPSRRRRSRSVGRRRSFSISPSRRSRTPSRRSRTPSRRSRTPSRRSRTPSRRSRTPSRRSRTPSRRRRSRSVVRRRSFSISPVRLRRSRTPLRRRFSRSPIRRKRSRSSERGRSPKRLTDLDKAQLLEIAKANAAAMCAKAGVPLPPNLKPAPPPTIEEKVAKKSGGATIEELTEF; encoded by the exons TGGAAGGAGTGAAGGCCAGCTGAATGGTGAAACAAATACACCTATTGAAGGAAACCAGGCAGGCGACACAGCTGCCTCTGCAAGGAGTCTCCCAAATGAAGAGATAGTGCAgaagatagaggaggtcctttcTGGGGTCTTAGATACAGAACTACGATATAAGCCAG aCTTGAAAGAGGCCTCCAGAAAAAGTAGATGTGTGTCTGTACAAACAGATCCTACTGATGAAGTTCCCACCAAAAAGTCAAAGAAGCATaaaaagcacaaaaacaaaaagaagaaaaagaagaaagaaaaagaaaaagagaaaaaatataaacGACAACCAGAAGAATTTGAGTCCAAGCTGAAATCTCATCATGATGGGAATGTTGATCTAGAATCTGATTCCTTTTTAAAGTTTGATTCTGAACCTTCAGCAATGACAGTGGAACATCCTGTAAGAGCATTTGGCATATCTGAGGCCAGTGAAACCCCCTTAGTGCTAGAATCTCCAGTAGTATCAATGGAGGTTCAGGAGTCACACAGTTTAGAGACTCTGAAGCCAGCTACAAAAACTGCAGAACTGTCAGTTGGGTCTACATCAGTAATCTCAGAGCAGTCTGAGCAGCCTGTGTCAGTTCCGCTGGAACCACCAATGACAAAGATTCTGGATTCCTTTGCAGCAGCACCAGTGCCTATGTCAACAGCAGTGCTGAAGTCACCTGAGCCCGTTGTAACAATGTCAGTGGAATATCAGAAGTCTGTGCTGAAATCTTTGGAGACGTCTCCAGAGATATCAAAGACCACGCTGGTAGAGCTTCCCATAGCAAAAGTGCTTGAGCCATCAGAAACCCTCGCGTTAGTATCAGAGACACCTGCTGAGGTGCACCCTGAACCAAGCACATCAACAATGGATTTTCCAGAGTCATCTACAACTGACGTGCAAAGATTGCCAGAGCAGCCTGTAGAACCACCATCGGAGATCGCAGATTCATCCATGACAAGACCTCAGGAGTCACTGGAGCTGCCTAAGACCACAGCGGTGGAGCTACAGGAGTCGATGGTGGCCTCAGCCCTGGAGTTGCCGGGGCCACCTGCGACCTCCATGCTGGAGTTGCAGGGGCCCCCTGTGACTCCAGTGCTGGAGTTGCCTGGGCCCTCTGCCACCCCAGGGCCAGAGTTGTCAGGGCCCCTTTCTACCCCAGTGCCTGAGTTGCCAGGGCCCCCTGTGGCAGTAGTGCCTGAGTTGCCGGGCCCCTCTGTGACACCAGTGCCACAGTTGTCGCAGGAATTGCCAGGGCCTTCAGCACCATCCATGGGGTTGGAGCCACCACAGGAGGTACCAGAGCCACCTGTGATGGCACAGGAGTTGCCAGGGATGCCTGCGGTGTCGGCGGCAATAGAGTTGACAGGGCAACCTGCAGTAACAGTGGCAATGGAGTTGACCGAACAACCTGTGACGACGACAGAGTTGGAGCAGCCTGTGGCGATGACAGCGGTGGAACATCCTGGGCATCCTGAGGTGACAACAGCAACAGGGTTGCTGGGGCAGCCGGAGGCAGCAATGGTGCTGGAGTTGCCAGGACAGCCAGTGGCAACCACAGCGCTGGAGTTGTCTGGGCAGCCTTCGGTGACTGCGGTGCCAGAGTTGTCAGGGCTGCCTTCGGCAACTAGGGCACTGGAGTTGTCAGGGCAGTCTGTGGCAACTGGGGCACTGGAGTTGCCTGGGCAGCTCATGGCAACTGGGGCACTGGAGTTCTCGGGGCAGTCTGGGGCAGCTGGAGCACTGGAGCTTTTGGGGCAGCCCCTGGCAACGGGGGTGCTGGAGTTACCAGGGCAGCCTGGGGCGCCAGAGTTGCCTGGGCAGCCTGTGGCAACTGTGGCGCTGGAGATCTCTGTTCAGTCTGTGGTGACAACATCGGAGCTGTCAACGATGACCGTGTCGCAGTCCCTGGAGGTGCCCTCGACGACAGCGCTGGAATCCTATAATACGGTAGCACAGGAGCTGCCTACTACATTGGTGGGGGAGACTTCTGTAACAGTAGGAGTGGATCCCTTGATGGCCCAAGAATCCCATATGTTAGCTTCTAACACCATGGAGACCCATATGTTAGCATCCAACACCATGGACTCCCAAATGCTAGCATCCAACACTATGGATTCTCAGATGCTAGCGTCCAATACTATGGATTCCCAGATGTTAGCCTCTAGCACCATGGACTCCCAGATGTTAGCCTCTAGCACTATGGACTCCCAGATGTTAGCAACAAGCTCCATGGACTCCCAGATGTTAGCAACTAGCTCTATGGACTCCCAGATGTTAGCAACCAGCTCCATGGACTCCCAGATGTTAGCAACCAGCTCCATGGACTCCCAGATGTTAGCAACCAGCTCCATGGACTCCCAGATGTTAGCAACCAGCTCCATGGACTCCCAGATGTTAGCAACCAGCTCCATGGACTCCCAGATGTTAGCAACCAGCTCCATGGACTCCCAGATGTTAGCAACCAGTTCCATGGACTCCCAGATGTTAGCATCTGGTGCAATGGATTCTCAGATGTTAGCTTCTGGCACCATGGATGCTCAGATGTTAGCATCTGGCACCATGGATGCCCAGATGTTAGCATCTAGTACCCAGGATTCTGCTATGATGGGTTCAAAATCTCCTGATCCCTATAGGCTAGCTCAGGATCCTTACAGATTAGCTCAGGATCCCTATAGGTTGGGTCATGACCCTTATAGGTTAGGCCATGATGCTTACAGGTTAGGACAGGACCCTTATAGATTAGGCCATGATCCCTACAGACTAACTCCTGATCCCTATAGGATGTCACCTAGACCCTACAGAATAGCACCCAGGTCTTATAGAATAGCACCTAGACCATACAGGCTAGCACCTAGACCCTTGATGTTAGCATCAAGACGGTCTATGATGATGTCCTATGCTGCAGAACGTTCCATGATGTCATCTTACGAGCGCTCTATGATGTCTTACGAGCGCTCCATGATGTCTCCTATGGCTGAACGCTCTATGATGTCAGCCTATGAGCGCTCCATGATGTCAGCCTACGAGCGCTCCATGATGTCTCCCATGGCTGAGCGCTCTATGATGTCAGCTTATGAACGCTCTATGATGTCTGCTTATGAGCGCTCCATGATGTCTCCCATGGCTGACCGATCTATGATGTCCATGGGTGCCGACCGGTCTATGATGTCATCGTACTCTGCAGCTGACCGGTCTATGATGTCATCGTACTCTGCAGCTGATCGATCAATGATGTCATCTTACACTGATCGTTCAATGATGTCTATGGCAGCTGATTCTTATACTGATTCTTACACTGATTCCTATACTGAGGCATATATGGTGCCACCTTTGCCTCCTGAAGAGCCTCCAACAATGCCACCATTGCCACCTGAGGAACCACCGATGACACCCCCATTGCCTCCTGAGGAACCACCGGAGGGGTCAGCATTATCCACTGAGCAGTCAGCATTAACAGCTGACAACACTTGGTCTACAGAGGTGGCATTATCTACTGAAGAATCTGTATCACAGCCTGAGCCTCCTGTGAGTCAAAGTGAGATTTCAGATCCTTTGGCAGTACCTGCTAATTATTCAGTGTCAGAATCAGAAACTTCAATGTTGGCATCAGAGGCTGTTATGACTATTGCAGAACCTGCACGAGAGCCAGAGTCTTCAGTTATGTCAACTCCAGTTGAGTCTGCCATAGTAGCAGAACATGAAATGGTTTCAGAGAGACCAGTGACTTACATGGTTTCTGAGACTACCATGTCAGCTGAACCAACTGTGTTAACATCAGAGCCTTCTATGATGTTGGAGACGTCAGAAACATATGATTCCATGAGACCATCAGGACATGCTATTTCAGAGGTATCTATGTCCGTCTTGGAGCCAGCTGTAACTATATCACAGCCAGCAGAGAGCAGTCTAGAGCTGCCATCCATGGCTGTCCCAGCACCTTCCAGTATAACAGCCACAGAATCTCCTGTTGTTGCTGTCCCAGAACTTTCTGCTGTGGCTGATCCAGAACCTCCCACTATGGCTGTCCCAGAAACCCCCACTGTGGCTGTCTCGGAACCTCCTGTTGTGGCTGCTCCAGAGCCTCCTGTCATGACTGCTCCAGAACTTTGCTCCTTGTCTGTCTCAGAACCtcctgtggctgtcctggagcttccAGCTGTGGCTGACCCAGAGCATGCTAGCACTGTAGTGTCAGGTGTTTCTTCCCTGGAGCCTTCTGTGCCTATGTTGGAACAAGCAGTATCAGTCCTTCAACCTGTTATGATTGTTTCAGAACCATGTGTTCCTGTCCAGGAACCCACTGTGGCAATTTCAGAACCTGCTGTCACAGTCCCAGAGCACACTCAAATAATATCACCTGAGATGGCTATAGAGTCTTCACCAATAGTAGTGGAGTCTAGTGTTGTGTCATCGCACGTTATGAAAGGAGTGAATTTACTCTCTGCTGATCAAAGTCTTGGTCCAGAGGTTGGCACGCAGGAAATAGTGTTGCATCCGAGTGAAGAGCCACATGATGGAGGACACATGAAAAGAGACTTTTATGAAAATGAATATGATAGAAATACAGACTATACTATAAGCAGTCACCTAATTGCTAAGGATACAGAGCATAATACAGTGTGCACTGCTACCATTGGTCCTGTTGGTGAAACAAGTGAAGAGAAAATTTTGCCTTTTAGTGAGACTAAGGAAGTCACAGAATTGGATACCTGTCCTGCTGTTAGTGAAGCTGATGTAGGAAGAAGTCTACCTTCTCAACTTGCTCAGGAACCAGATACAGTGGGAACTAGTAAAGGGTTGGAATTTGTCACAGCATCTGCACCCAGTTTAGATAGTAAATATGATGTTGAAGTTTCTTTAACTACTCAAGACACTGAACATGACATGGTCATTTCCAGCAGCCCAAGTGGTGGCAGTGAAGCCGACATAGAGGGACCTTTGCCTGCTAAAGACATTCATCCTGACTTACTGTCCACTAACAGTGTTGTTTGTAAGGACACAGAAGACTCAGTACCTATAAAAGAGGCTGACCAGGCAGTAGCAGTTGCTCTTAGCCCTAAAGAAAGCAGTGACGATACAGAAGTACCTCCTCCCAATAAAGAAGTAGTTCCTGATTCAGGATACTCTGCCAGCATTGATGAAATTAATGAAGCTGACTTAGTGAGACCGTTACTCCCTAAGGACATGGAACGTCTTACAAGCCTTAGAGCTGGCATTGAAGGACCTTTACTTGCTAGTGAAGTTGAACGTGACAAATCAGCTGCCAGTCCAGTTGTAATTAGTATACCAGAAAGAGCTTCAGAGTCTTCTTCAGAGGAAAAGGACGATTATGAAATTTTTGTAAAAGTTAAGGACACACatgaaaaaagtaagaaaaacaaaaaccgtGACAAAGgcgagaaagagaagaaaagggactCTTCATTAAGGTCTCGGAGTAAGCGTTCCAAATCTTCTGAACATAAGTCACGCAAGCGAACCAGTGAGTCTCGCTCCAGAGCAAGGAAAAGATCATCTAAGTCTAAGTCTCATCGTTCTCAAACACGGTCACGGTCACGTTCAAGACGCAGGAGGAGGAGTAGCAGATCAAGATCTAAGTCTAGAGGAAGACGGTCTGTATCAAAAGAGAAGCGCAAAAGATCTCCAAAGCATAGATCAAAGtccagggaaagaaaaaggaaaagatcaAGCTCTCGGGACAACCGCAAAACAGTTCGAGCTCGGAGTCGAACTCCAAGTCGTCGGAGTAGGAGTCACACTCCTAGTCGACGGAGAAGGTCTAGGTCTGTCGGTAGGAGGAGGAGTTTCAGTATTTCCCCCAGCCGCAGGAGCCGCACCCCCAGCCGCAGGAGTCGCACCCCTAGCCGCAGGAGCCGAACCCCCAGCCGCAGGAGCCGCACCCCCAGTCGCAGGAGCCGTACCCCAAGCCGCAGGAGCCGCACCCCAAGCCGTAGGAGAAGATCAAGGTCTGTGGTAAGAAGACGAAGCTTCAGTATATCACCAGTCAGATTAAGGAGATCAAGAACACCTTTGAGAAGAAGGTTTAGTAGATCTCCCATTCGTCGTAAAAgatccaggtcttctgaaagaggaaGATCACCCAAACGTCTAACAGATTTGG aTAAGGCTCAATTACTTGAAATAGCCAAAGCTAATGCAGCTGCCATGTGTGCTAAGGCTGGTGTTCCTTTACCACCAAACCTGAAGCCTGCACCTCCACCTACAATAGAAGAGAAAGTTGCTAAAAAGTCTGGAGGCGCTACCATAGAAGAACTAACTGAG TTTTAG